One segment of Cetobacterium sp. NK01 DNA contains the following:
- a CDS encoding queuosine precursor transporter — protein MRNEILWIIMLFVNFFSIIFIYKKFGKLGLFIWVPISSILANIQVVLLVNLFGFETTLGNIMYAGGFLVTDILSENYGEEEAKSAVKLGFFSMIVTAIIMKIAVSFVPSTVQAGAENFKSLKMIFDFMPRILFAGLVAYGVSQRHDVWAYKFWKDRFPAKKHIWIRNNFSTLVSQLIDNLIFTTIAFAGVYPFEVLVEIFLVTYVMKVIVATMDTPFVYLASYLKEKKSITEKIII, from the coding sequence ATGAGAAATGAAATTTTATGGATAATAATGCTTTTTGTAAATTTCTTTAGTATAATTTTTATATATAAAAAATTTGGAAAGTTAGGACTTTTTATTTGGGTTCCAATTAGTAGTATATTAGCAAATATTCAAGTAGTACTTTTAGTAAATCTTTTTGGATTTGAAACAACTTTGGGGAATATAATGTATGCAGGTGGATTTTTAGTAACTGATATATTATCTGAAAATTATGGAGAGGAAGAGGCTAAAAGTGCAGTTAAACTTGGATTTTTTAGTATGATTGTAACTGCTATAATAATGAAAATTGCGGTGTCTTTTGTTCCAAGTACAGTACAGGCTGGAGCAGAAAACTTTAAAAGTTTAAAGATGATATTTGATTTTATGCCTAGAATACTTTTTGCAGGATTAGTGGCATACGGTGTTTCACAAAGACATGATGTATGGGCTTACAAATTTTGGAAAGATAGATTTCCAGCTAAAAAGCATATATGGATAAGAAATAATTTTAGTACTTTAGTAAGTCAACTAATTGATAATCTTATTTTTACAACAATTGCTTTTGCAGGAGTTTATCCATTTGAAGTTTTAGTAGAGATATTTTTAGTAACTTATGTTATGAAAGTTATAGTAGCTACAATGGATACACCATTTGTGTATTTAGCGAGTTACTTAAAAGAAAAAAAGAGTATAACAGAGAAGATAATTATCTAG